A genomic segment from Pseudoduganella chitinolytica encodes:
- the grpE gene encoding nucleotide exchange factor GrpE: MQDQENQASPNPDEELASAQPSTPAEPASQGTQSLEEQLSATEAKLAEMHEAFLRAKAEGDNIRRRAQEDVAKAHKFAVESFAEAMVPVKDSLEMALKVEVPTIESLKEGVEMTLKQLNSAFERNRLIEVVPAAGDKLDPNKHQAVAMVPAEQEANTVVAVLQKGYMIADRLLRPAIVTAAQPK, translated from the coding sequence ATGCAAGATCAGGAAAATCAGGCCAGCCCGAATCCCGATGAGGAACTGGCATCCGCCCAGCCTTCGACTCCCGCCGAGCCTGCCAGCCAGGGCACCCAGAGCCTGGAAGAGCAGCTCTCCGCCACCGAAGCGAAGCTGGCCGAGATGCATGAGGCATTCCTGCGCGCCAAGGCCGAAGGCGACAATATCCGCCGCCGGGCCCAGGAAGACGTGGCCAAGGCACACAAGTTCGCCGTCGAAAGCTTTGCCGAGGCCATGGTGCCCGTCAAGGACAGCCTGGAAATGGCCCTGAAGGTGGAAGTTCCCACGATCGAATCGCTGAAGGAAGGCGTCGAGATGACGCTCAAGCAGCTCAATTCGGCGTTCGAGCGCAACCGCCTGATCGAAGTGGTGCCGGCTGCCGGCGACAAGCTGGACCCGAACAAGCACCAGGCCGTGGCCATGGTGCCGGCCGAGCAGGAAGCCAATACCGTCGTTGCCGTGCTGCAGAAGGGTTACATGATCGCGGACCGCCTGTTGCGCCCGGCCATCGTGACCGCCGCCCAGCCGAAATAA
- the hemH gene encoding ferrochelatase, whose protein sequence is MSFAKEPPHQHGTVSSSAVVLVNLGTPDEPTRGAVRRYLKQFLSDPRVVEIPKAVWWFILHGIILPFRSGASAKKYASIWTRDGSPLRVHTSNQAMLLHEALGERGHGDVTVAMAMRYGSPALPDVLARLKADGCDRIVVLPAYPQYSGTTTGSIWDAVFAHYRKIRNIPELRLVKNYHDHDGYIEALRQNILAHWEAHGRGEKLVMSFHGVPKRTLLLGDPYHCECHKTARLLAARLKLKPEEYIVTFQSRFGKAEWLQPYTAPTVAQLAKDGVRRLDVICPGFTSDCLETLEEIAMEVRHDFLSNGGKDFHYIPCLNENPHWIAALAEIAEQHMIGWPTMTTPTQRALRQHDADKGREAALAKGAPQ, encoded by the coding sequence ATGTCCTTTGCCAAAGAACCCCCGCACCAGCACGGAACCGTCAGCAGCAGCGCGGTGGTGCTGGTCAATCTCGGTACGCCCGACGAGCCCACGCGCGGTGCCGTGCGGCGTTACCTGAAGCAGTTCCTGTCCGATCCGCGTGTCGTGGAGATCCCGAAAGCCGTCTGGTGGTTCATCCTGCACGGCATCATCCTGCCGTTCCGCTCCGGCGCGTCGGCGAAAAAATACGCATCGATCTGGACCCGCGACGGCTCGCCGCTGCGCGTCCACACCAGCAACCAGGCCATGCTGCTGCACGAAGCGCTGGGCGAGCGGGGCCATGGCGACGTGACGGTGGCGATGGCCATGCGCTACGGCTCGCCGGCGCTGCCGGACGTGCTGGCGCGCCTGAAGGCCGACGGCTGCGACCGTATCGTGGTGCTGCCCGCCTATCCCCAGTATTCGGGTACGACGACCGGCTCGATCTGGGATGCCGTGTTCGCGCACTACCGCAAGATCCGCAACATTCCCGAACTGCGCCTCGTGAAGAACTACCATGACCACGACGGCTACATCGAGGCGCTGCGCCAGAACATCCTCGCGCATTGGGAAGCGCACGGTCGGGGCGAGAAGCTCGTCATGAGCTTCCACGGCGTGCCCAAGCGCACCCTGCTGCTGGGCGACCCATACCACTGCGAATGCCACAAGACGGCGCGGCTGCTGGCGGCGCGGTTGAAGCTCAAACCCGAGGAGTACATCGTCACGTTCCAGTCCCGCTTTGGCAAGGCCGAATGGCTGCAGCCGTACACGGCCCCCACCGTTGCCCAGCTGGCCAAGGATGGCGTGCGCCGCCTCGACGTCATCTGCCCCGGCTTCACCAGCGACTGCCTGGAAACGCTGGAGGAGATCGCGATGGAGGTGCGGCACGACTTCCTGTCCAACGGCGGCAAGGACTTCCACTACATCCCCTGCCTGAACGAAAACCCGCACTGGATCGCGGCCCTGGCCGAGATCGCCGAACAGCACATGATCGGCTGGCCCACCATGACGACGCCCACCCAACGCGCCCTGCGCCAGCACGACGCGGACAAGGGACGGGAGGCCGCCCTGGCCAAGGGCGCCCCGCAATAA